In Dermacentor variabilis isolate Ectoservices chromosome 1, ASM5094787v1, whole genome shotgun sequence, the genomic stretch GTCTGTCGCATCGCCTCGGGGAGCTGCGCATTCCCGTTTTGCTTGTTTGGGCGCCGCGTGCCCGTCCTCCCCGCCATTCTCCAGGTGCGAGACCTGGCGAGCAGCTGCTCtttcacgtgtgtgtgtgtactcacTGCCGGTTTCCACACACCCGCGCGCGTTAAGGCGCACTCGGACGAGTGTGTCGTTATCGCGCGATGCACTGCGCCGCGTCCTTGATACTTGTTTCTTGGCAGCTCTTTCTTCCGTTgctcgcattctttttttctcgtaaaaaatccccccccccttttttttggtgCTTCGTTAGACACGAGGAAATCTACGGCACAAGAAACATCAACTGTCGTCACCACGTGCGATCATTactgcgttcttctttttttttttcctggcagaAGCTATACCGTGTGTCTCAGCTGACATTAGCCAAGATGCAAAAACACGAGGCAAAAACACGAGGCAAGATACGATtttcggtcgtcagaggtctcACAACATATATAACACtgtaggtcttaaaatcgtattTTGTCCCATGTttcttccatctttttttttctttttttttttcttaacggcTAGGCTAATTAGCAGGAACACCCTATACAGGTTGATTAGTGCCACCCAGTTTCGCaccttgcttgtttttgtttgctttgtttgaGCCTCGGAACGATGTTGCGCAGGAGGTGGTCAGGCATGGCCGTCTTATGCGAGGCACGACTGACCTGCACGGCCGAGTACATAATACAGACGACCGTCAATAGCGGGGCTTATAAGCAATAAAAACAGGAGGGATTTTTCAAGGACGCACTGTTCAAGAAGGGCAATGCGAAAAGTGTCAATTGTTAGGGTTTTATAATGCGATAAATTATCTATATCAAAGTGACCTTAGCATACACCTGTTCACTGGCAAACACGATGAAGAAAAGCTTGGTGCCTTCTTATGACGAGGTTCTGTTGAACGTTTGCATTCAATAGTGTTTAAAACGTATCTCACAGTGACTCTGAGTGAGCCACAACAAACGGTGACCCTTCTGAAATGCAAAATTGCAAATGCTTGATTGGTTTAGTATTCACGGCCGAGCTTGTGGCTGTATTTCTAAAGTGTACATATTGAATTTTATCTGGTTATGACTGGGGAGAACAGagaaatagaaaaaggaaaacgaaaacgaaaaagTTTTACGTTACTCGGTGCGTTTTCACTCGTAGCCGCCATCTACTTGGTACTATCATAGAATGCGGTAGGTACACGTCGCAAAGTCATTGCACAAGCACGTCGGTATTTTCAAGTTTCGATTTTTCAGCCaccactcaaaagaaaaaaaaaagtctgaaagTCTTGTATATTTTCTACCTTAACTTCTCGTCGGTACCTCTTTTAGCAATAAGATAACAGTAAGGACTTTTCTAGCATGGTCGCTCctcagctgaaaaagaaaaaagaaaagaaaaagaaagaaagaagaaagaaaaaaaaacgccagcaTGAAATGGCGTCTTGTCACCTGTGTGCGGAGACTTCTCTGCGTTCACGCTTATAATTGTTTGATGTCACGCCTCAACGGGTAACTGACGAGACCGTATCCAAAGCAGCGAGAGTTGGGTACATCCAGCAGCCTCTATCGATTGCATCGTTGTACGATGCGGCGAATACGAAAGCCCTGCGGGATGCATTAGCCAGGTCGCTGACGCGCGAAGCGGAACAAGCGTGCTCTCCGGCGCGAGCTTTCGTTTCTTTCGTTTTTGCTGCTGCTCGTTCTGGGCGCATTCTATGTGGACACGAAGTGGAGTTCCCTGGGCTCAGCAAAATGGAAATGCCATCGGAATTTGCGCGTTGTATATACTATATAGTTTTTTCCCTTTCGTTGACTTCCTTTACGGACACAATTATGAGAAAACAAAACGACAAAGCGTTAGCTAGGTGAAACGAAACGGCTCTTCAGGGGTCACGACAGGTCCTCCAGGAATTTTTATGCTGCCGACGGGGTTAACACTGCAGTAAATCTCTGGCAGCCAAACCTTGTGGGCTAAACGAATAGCGACAAAGACGTTGCGATAGCTTCTTCCTAGATGACGCTTACTGAGTGTACCTTTAGCCTATTTCGCTTTTCTATTTCCGCGGTTATTGACGCAAGGAGCGATGGCCATGGTGCATTTCTACTAGTTTATGGCCACATCACTGACATGGATTGCCGTGACCAGGACAGAGAAGAGGCGAACCGCCATTGCGGGCTCATTTCATTACTATTTTAGGTTAGCTGTGTCAGTTACTTGATTCGCCCTTGTTGCGTGTTATCCGAGCTCGACTTTTTTTCTGAGAGTAGGTGAAGCGTTTATGCATTGCTTCACCTGCGCCGTTATTTATTTTAGTCGCATACTAAGTCTGTGTCACAAGTTGTGACTGTGCACTCTGTGACATTGAATGTGTTAGTGGGACGTTGACACTGAGTATGACAACGCGGCGCCTTCGCAGATATTGTGACAGTGCCCATGGAGACAGTTATATACCTGTattgctttatttttcgtttcttccttttctctcaTCTCTCGCACCCGTTTGGTTTACTGGGTCGGCTACACGGTACAGGCTAGGCAACCAGAAATATtctctggttcacctccctgtcTTGCCTTTGCTTGCCTTTGACTAAGCCTCATAGCAGGGAAGGCAAAACAAAATTGCAATGAGCTGAATAAAGTGCATCAAAATGATGCAAACCTATCAGCACATTACTATGTTCACTTAAGTAAACACTTCTACAGCACGTTCAAATTCACCGAAGCCTTTCAGTACAGCAACTGCGTTTGCAAGTTCATTCCACATTTCAATCGTATCCTGAAAAGAGGAGCAGCGAAATGTGGCCCTGGCAGCTTTGTAGCGCAAAATGACTTAATCGGGGTTAACTTGCGGATTTATTTTGGCTGGAGCTCTTCGTATATGTACAAATCAAATTTTTATTTGGCCTTGAATTACTTTAAAAAGCACCTTTACTTTATATATTTTTTCAGCGTGCTTCTAAACCATGTAGACCGCACAATCATATACCCTTATTATCGCCGAGTCCGTCCTTCTGTACATCTAACACATCCTGACAAAACCTGTCATACTGAGCTGCATTTGCCACTTTCGCCGCACGGCCAACAGCTCTTCCGTGACTGAGAACTTCTTGCGCTGTACAGAAGGTCTGTCCCCCGCGCGGGCCTTTTAAATtgttaaaagaagaaagaaaatatgtcGCAGCTTCTCCGGGAAAGCGAAGCATCAATTGGGATAGCAGATTAGTAGCTaaatatacgaagtaaggacagtagttttaccggccgtctaaacttgtaaacattcacttactaactaaattaacgatgatgtaatgtgtaagcacgactgaacgagAACGTAGAAAGCAACAGACAGAGACAGCGTGTGTCTGTTatgtgtctctgtgtgtctgcttctttctatgtcgtcgttcagtcgcgcttacgcattctatcatggattcaaaccaactagcccgcaatgtgtttcaactaaattaacaaatacagtgtgtggggatttggggaattcgacgcgccattgcgcgggcgcatttcacccaTGTCTGCAATCCAAGCCATCTCGCCCTTGCTCCGAACCAGTTTTAGCGGTGGCGTTCCACTCGCCATTGTTCGCagtgagggcggagctagtgacgtcacgcagtggcccctggtggctactgccgtgacggAACCGGCTCTCTTCTCCTTGGGACGGCacccggtacgtacatgcttcctctcgtccgccgacacctttgtgactgggactgagctcacgcacggcgcctttgcccgtgcggggagcgcgtacctcgtgttgtttcctatcccgacgctaagccgaagaacgggtgcctagtgctcgcgcgaggtcgtaccacgccgagccgcactcatcggaggcccaagccgaaggagattgcccgagctctcgcgagttggcccattggttatcgcgagagcaagtagcatagccgccgggacttttcctagcggcgcgtcccagcttgagcctgtgctctcgcagcgacgtgctacaggcgcccctagctgtatttttcgcccttggtgcgggacccctttggttccccgccgtcccgggaccgggcgtttgtgcagtgttgggtgccgttggagacaataaacggtttccttcatcttagggcaatactgtgtttttgcgtgcgtcgctcggtagccccttgtggcctgagctcgcgcgcagcggcgctagaggctgacggctgacgcggccctgtggctcgctaagctcgaacccgcggtggtcggtactcctgtgagaccccaaGACCCCACACTGGCGCCCAACGCGGATTCAAAGGCTCATTAAGCCTTTGTCTGTGCTTAGCCGAGTTAGTACGCCTTTGCATATTATACTTGCCGCGTTATGTCTGCTAGACCGAGTGACCTTTGTCATTTGTTAGGTGACTTTTGCCCTTTGTTACCGCGAGcagacgccgcgttgctcgataACGTGGCCAGTGCTCCCCTTGAGCAGCGAACTTATGCATCCTCACCTGTCGCAGCCCCCTGTGGGGACGACAACACGAGGCGCTACGTACCAGCTCCCATTGGAGCAGTAGCGTTGTTTGGGAACGGGGCCAGAGCCCTCCCCGAACAGTGCACACCAGCACATTCGTCTGCCACGATTCCCTTCGGAATGCAAGGCAGTGCGATGTCGCAGCGCTCTCGATCGGCTCCCTGTGGAGTTTACGGAGCGCAGCACGGAAACGGGGCCTTAGCCCTCTCCGACGTTTGCCCGATGGCTGCTACTCAAATGAGCAGCCAAAACCAGTGGCCTGCCACGGCCCCCTGTGGGGATTACAATGCTGCAGCCACGAATTTCGCTCACCCGTCTCCCTTTGGAGTACATTCGGCTGTGCCCAGTGGCGCAACTTTCGAGCGCGGACCTGTTTTGTCGACGCTGGCTGCAAGCGGCCTAAGCAATTCACGTATAGCTGCCTCAAGTGGCGGCTGTGAACGACAGCAGGCGCACCCCGCTAGGAGCCCGTTTTGCTCTGGGGCTGGCGGCGCCGCGGCCGGTATCCCTGTGGAAACCGCGCCGCTGATCGAGCTGGAGGACTGTTCACCCTTGCTCGACCACGCCGCTAACGCGCCAACGGTTCCCTTTGGAGCAGGCGCACAGACGCTGTTGCAAAACGCCGCCGAAATGATTCAGTCACTCTCGGGGGCAGTTAAGGCGCTTTCGGCTGTACCGAAATGCGCGCACCCCGCTGTACGGTTGGCAGTCCCGACTTACAGCGGATACGGTGACCTGCTCAGTGCCAGGGATTATTGTGACTCCCTGGTACGCTACCAGATGGCAAATCGTTTGGAGGATCAGGAGGTGCTGGAACGCGTCGTTCCGGTAGCGCTTACTGACACGGCGGCTAGGTGGTACCGGCTTTCCGGATACCGTGCAACAACCCTCGAGGAGTTCCGCGTGGCATTCCTGCGCGAATTCCTACCCGCTGACTACCAGAGTAGGCTGCGGCGAGAGCTTGAGCTACGTACACAAGCTCCTGACGAGTCgcttcaggagtacgtacgcgCGATGCAAGACCTTTTCTTAATCGCCGAGCCCAAAGCTTCGAACGAGGAACGCGTCGAGCGGGTGATCAGGCAGGCACATCCGACCTTTTCGGCGTACCTGCGCGGCGGCCGCTTCCGAGATTTAGAAGAACTGGCCGCCGAGGCAAAGCGCATTCAAGGCGACATTCTCGCCGCGCGAGCCTATCGCCCACCGCCGCCCGCCAGCGAGGCCCTTGAGCCACGCTGCGCGTGGGGAGGGCCTGTGCCCCTCCCCCAACGGCAACAACCCGGCCAAGCTGCCTTTGCGGCTACAAGCGGGTGTGATTGGGAGCTGAGCGCGCGCGCTCTAGATCCCTACACGTACGGGAGGCGGGCAGCCTGTGCTGCACCGCTGCCCGAAATGCATGCGCAGGGACGCACTTCGACCCAACGCATCGCAGAGGCGGACGCTCGTGATAACAGGCCCTTTGGTCAAGCAGCGAGTCGACCCCGGCAGGGAGCTGAGGCCGCTCCGCCTCGGGAAAGGTACCGCGGCGGAGTGCGCTGTTTTCGCTGCCAACAGCGAGGGCATATAGCAAGGGACTGCACCGCGCCCAGGCCTCCTGCGAGGTCGGGAAACGGGAGCGCGGGTCGCTCGTGAAGGCACGGGTGACCGAAACCTTGCTTGTCCCCTCGGCGTACCGAGCAGGTTGTGTTGCTGGGGCGCACGCGCCCTTTATTCCGGTGACCATTGTCGGCCGCGAATTTCCTGCGCTGCTGGACACGGGCGCAAGCGCTTCGTTGTTCGGCGAAAAGGTGTTATCCCACTTGCAGAAGCACTCAGTGCACTTGCGGGATTGCCGAACGACATTCAATCTCGCGAAAGGCGTGGCCCATTCGGCGGGCGCCGCAAGGCTGACTGTCAGGTGGGGAGAGCGAATGAGACGCACGCGTTTCGTTCATCTCCCTGGGCTCAGTGTTCCTGTGATCCTCGGAAGGGACTTTCTCCTTAAAACAGGAATCGTTGTGGACATTGCGAATGGCGGCTATCGCGACGGACCGTTCACGTTGCTAAAGCCGTTCATCAGCCCACCGGCGTCCGATCTTGCCTGTGCAGATGGGGCGTCGGAAACGTGCCGCGCGCCGAGCTCGGGGGCAAGCCCTCGAGCTGTGCGCTCGCCTGCTGAGACTCCCCTTTGGGAACGAGAGGCACGGCACGAACCGCGTCGCGCGCAGAATGCGGGGGCAGGCCCCTGCGCTATGCGCTTGTCGACTCAAAGTCCCCATAGGGATCGAGCGACACGGCACGAAGAGGCACCACATCCTCTGGCCGCCTGTGCGGTTCATTTGGATGATACACAGAAGGCTCGCTTGTCGGCACTGTTATGCCAGCACGAAGAGCTCTTCACCGATCAACCTGGCTGTACCGATTTGGCGAGCCACGCGATCGAAACTGGAGACGCGCTTCCTTTGAAGTGTAACCCCCGGCCCGTCAGCCTAGCCAAAAGGCAGGTGATCGATGGTTTGCTGGACGAGATGCTATCGGCCGACATTATCCGCCGCTCGTACAGCGCCTGGGCGTCTCCAATTGTGTTGGTGCCTAAGAAAGATGGCAGTCATCGCCTGTGCGTAGACTACCGCCGTCTGAACGGAGTGACTCGCAAGGATGCCTATCCGCTCCCCACGATTAACTCCATCGTAGGAACCTTGGGCAGTGCGAGGTACTTTACTACGCTGGATGCCTCCAAAGGTTACCTACAGGTCCGGATGGATCAACGTGACCGGTGCAAGACCGCGTTCACGTCCCACAGAGGGTTATTTGAGTTTACTCGTATGCCCTTTGGTCTATGCAACGGTCCTGCGACCTTTCAGAGACTCATGGACCGCGTCCTCGGGGAAGCAAAGTGGTCatactgcatgtgctacctcgacgacatcgtgatTTATTCACGAACCTTCGATGAACACTTGGCCCATGTTGCCGATGTGCTCGAGAGGGTGCGGGCCGCCGGGATGACTTTGAATCCTGCGAAAGCCCAACTAGCGCAAACCCGAGTTCAGTTACTGGGGTTTACGCTGGGCGGAGGCTCCATTGAGCCGGACCGGGAGAAACTTCGGGCAATCCTCGATTTCCCCGCGCCCAAGGACGTACGTGGCCTTCGCCGCTTTTTGGGAATGGCCAACTTTTACCGGTCATTCATTCCGTCCTGTGCCCGAGTGCAGGCACCCTTGAGCAAGCTCTTGGGTAAGTCGGCCGCGTGGCAGTGGGGACCTGAGCAGCAGCAGGCCTTTCGCCAACTGTCTAGCGCCATTGCGGAGACAGCGCAGCTCAGACTCCCCGACCTGACCAGACCGTTCGTTGTCCAGACCGACGCGAGCGATCTGGGTTTAGGAGCAGTCCTCCTACAGGAATACGATGGTGTGTTGCAGCCGTTGGCCTTTGCCAGCCGCTCCTTGATTCCGGCAGAGAGGAATTATTCCGTGaccgagaaggagtgcctcgctatCGTGTTTGCACTACGTAAGTTCGATGTGTACCTTGATGGGACGAAATTCGTAGTGCAAACGGATCACAGTGCGCTCAGTTGGCTGATGCGGCTCCGTGAGCCTGCGGGCCGGCTGGCGCGCTGGGCTCTCCTGATACAGCATTATGACTTTTCAGTGCAGTATCGAAAGGGGAGCACCAACGTGgtagctgacgcgctatcccgtgCCCCACTGTGCACCAAGAGCATTCCTCCAGGTGTTACAACCGCTGCCGGTGCCTTTGCGCCAGCAAGCGTCGGGGGCGAAACGAGCGCAGAGAGAGGCGAGTCCGCAAGCGGGCAAACCTGTCATTCCGCTCTCCAGGCAAGCAGCGCGCCGCAAAACGAGCGAGCGGGGGAGCTTCTCGAAAGCGAACCTACAACGCCGTTGGCTGCAGTCCTGAGTGGGGACGAGACCAGACTCCCCTTTGGGAGAATTGGAATCGCATTCAGCAGGCAAGAGCTACTGAAGGCCCAGCAAATTGATCCGTTTTGTCGCGGAGTGAGCGACGGTCTCAGGGAGACGGAGCGCCGAGACGCTGCTGGTAGTGCGGCGGGCGCAGGGGGGCCGGAACCAGCGTGTGTCGCTGGGTCCCCCGCGGATTCATATTTGCTGGATCACGATGGGCTCCTGCTGAAATACATAGCCACCGAGGACGAGGCTGTGGACCCGTTTAAGGTGGTTATCCCCAAGAGTCTGAGAAGCGCACTGTTGCGATCATCTCATGACGAACCATTGGCCGGTCATTTGAGTGGCTCCAAAGTTTTTGCGAAACTAAGCCAAACTGTGACCTGGCCTGGCATAAAGCGTGACATTTTTCGCTATTGCCGTTCCTGCCATGTCTGTCAAACGGTGAAATCAAGGGGTGGCAAGCCGCCCGGGTTGATGAAACCAATTGACAGTGAGCGTCCATGGCAAGTGGCCACCTGCGATCTTATGGGGCCTTTCCCCAGGAGTAAGCAGGGGTTCACACACCTGATGGTAGTCGTCGATcatttttcgaagtgggtggagttGTTTCCGCTTCGAAAAGTGACCGCGCGAGCGGTGCTGGAGAGGCTACAGGAAGTTTTTTGTCGGTTCGGCTTTCCGAAAAGACTAATTACGGACAACGCGTCTTATTTCACTGCTCGGGTGTTTGGTGCTACGTGCCGTTCCCTGGGAATTAATCACTGCACCACGTCGCCCTACCATCCCCAGTCCAATTTGACGGAGAGGGTCAATAGAACCCTCAAACCAATGTTGGCGGCCTTTGCCGTGAGTCAAAAGGATTGGGCAGACCACTTGAGTGAGCTCGCGTTCGCAATCCGAACCGCCGAGAATCGCTCGACTGGTTTCTCTCCCGCTTTCCTCAATTTCGGAAGGGAGCTGGCAAATCCGGTGACCAGTGTCATTCAATGTCAGCTCGGGGATGAGGAGGCGCCGGTAGACTGTTCTGCGTACGCTTCAGCACTTCGGGACAGGCTTTGTCGGGCTCTCTGTAGAGCAAGGCAGAGTTTGACTTCGGCCAGGGCCCAGCAGAAGGTTCAGTACGACCGGAAGCATCGCCATCTTTCATTTAAGGTAGGTGATTTAGTCCTGAAGCGCAACCACGCTCTTAGCGACGCGAGCAAGGGGTTCTCAGCCTCGCTCGCTCCTAAGTGGCTTGGTCCGTACCGAGTAGAGAAAGTTTGGTCTCCGCTCGCGTACTTGCTGAAGGATTCCCCTTCGG encodes the following:
- the LOC142576232 gene encoding uncharacterized protein LOC142576232 is translated as MQGSAMSQRSRSAPCGVYGAQHGNGALALSDVCPMAATQMSSQNQWPATAPCGDYNAAATNFAHPSPFGVHSAVPSGATFERGPVLSTLAASGLSNSRIAASSGGCERQQAHPARSPFCSGAGGAAAGIPVETAPLIELEDCSPLLDHAANAPTVPFGAGAQTLLQNAAEMIQSLSGAVKALSAVPKCAHPAVRLAVPTYSGYGDLLSARDYCDSLVRYQMANRLEDQEVLERVVPVALTDTAARWYRLSGYRATTLEEFRVAFLREFLPADYQSRLRRELELRTQAPDESLQEYVRAMQDLFLIAEPKASNEERVERVIRQAHPTFSAYLRGGRFRDLEELAAEAKRIQGDILAARAYRPPPPASEALEPRCAWGGPVPLPQRQQPGQAAFAATSGCDWELSARALDPYTYGRRAACAAPLPEMHAQGRTSTQRIAEADARDNRPFGQAASRPRQGAEAAPPRERYRGGVRCFRCQQRGHIARDCTAPRPPARSGNGSAGRS